Proteins encoded by one window of Salicibibacter halophilus:
- a CDS encoding DNA primase — MNKKVLYVFLSSIFAFSILGACNGGAPEDDGMNGDTEEDMGGDDLDEDVEDEGMDEGPDPDEDPEDAGDDQNNEEEIYSN, encoded by the coding sequence ATGAATAAAAAAGTGCTGTACGTCTTTTTATCATCTATATTTGCATTCAGTATTTTAGGCGCATGCAATGGCGGAGCGCCTGAAGACGACGGGATGAATGGAGATACGGAGGAAGACATGGGCGGCGATGATTTGGATGAAGATGTCGAAGACGAAGGGATGGATGAAGGACCGGATCCTGATGAAGACCCCGAAGATGCAGGGGATGACCAAAATAATGAAGAAGAAATATACAGCAATTAA
- a CDS encoding NADPH-dependent FMN reductase, translated as MLKIGIISGSVRQGRNGEAVTDWIYDFAKDRDDDVEYEIVDLLDYDLPMLGAAIPEAGQEEANAAMKAWSEKMASFDGFIFVVPEYNHAVGGALKNALDYLNPELNNKAAGMVGYGGLGGVRAHENLRLILGELQVADVRATVNFSIMTDFENFSEFKPAEYHADNANQMLDQVQAWSRALKSIRQEVTV; from the coding sequence GTGTTAAAAATAGGAATTATTAGCGGAAGTGTGCGTCAAGGTCGAAACGGGGAAGCTGTTACTGATTGGATCTACGATTTTGCCAAAGATCGCGATGATGATGTCGAATATGAAATTGTGGATCTTCTTGATTACGACCTTCCCATGTTGGGCGCAGCGATTCCGGAAGCAGGTCAGGAAGAAGCAAACGCTGCAATGAAAGCCTGGTCGGAAAAAATGGCTTCTTTTGATGGCTTCATTTTTGTTGTACCGGAATACAATCACGCGGTCGGCGGTGCATTAAAAAATGCATTGGACTATCTTAACCCGGAACTTAACAATAAAGCTGCCGGGATGGTCGGTTACGGCGGTTTAGGCGGCGTACGCGCACACGAAAATCTGCGCCTCATTCTAGGCGAGCTGCAAGTTGCTGATGTACGTGCAACTGTTAACTTTTCCATCATGACCGACTTTGAAAACTTTAGTGAGTTCAAACCGGCCGAGTACCACGCAGACAACGCGAACCAAATGCTTGATCAAGTGCAAGCTTGGAGCCGTGCATTAAAATCGATTCGTCAGGAAGTAACGGTATAA